In Mariluticola halotolerans, one DNA window encodes the following:
- a CDS encoding SH3 domain-containing protein gives MSVQPPRLALALVAAAMLTGPALADDAAAFVCVAGDISYSFAINPATPDQAELDISVGEMVDPSLARTDSLPGYWRKENFFYEKDGLRFFGKDHVAFLEDNGSEPMVCLPDKGMNAMGDLNIAGQSWGGKVRTGPGMTFDQTDSLTEGQPVKLLRNSGVTFNGYDWFEIQYDGKTGFQWGGILCTDSADVAGTFSPCSQ, from the coding sequence ATGAGCGTGCAACCGCCACGTCTTGCTTTAGCCCTCGTGGCGGCAGCCATGCTGACGGGCCCAGCGCTCGCGGATGACGCCGCGGCATTCGTCTGCGTCGCCGGAGATATCAGCTACAGCTTCGCCATCAACCCGGCCACGCCCGATCAGGCCGAGTTGGATATCTCCGTTGGCGAGATGGTTGATCCCTCCCTCGCCCGCACCGACAGCCTGCCCGGATACTGGAGAAAAGAGAATTTCTTTTACGAGAAAGATGGCTTGCGCTTTTTCGGCAAGGACCATGTCGCCTTCCTCGAGGATAACGGCAGTGAACCCATGGTCTGCCTGCCCGATAAAGGCATGAACGCAATGGGCGATCTCAACATTGCCGGGCAATCCTGGGGTGGCAAGGTACGCACCGGACCGGGGATGACATTCGACCAGACCGACAGCCTCACCGAGGGACAGCCGGTCAAACTGCTGCGCAATAGCGGCGTGACCTTCAATGGATACGACTGGTTCGAAATTCAGTATGACGGCAAGACCGGCTTTCAGTGGGGCGGTATTCTGTGTACGGATAGCGCCGATGTAGCGGGCACTTTCAGCCCCTGCAGCCAATAG
- a CDS encoding inositol monophosphatase family protein: MARSALLNIMVQAAHKAGRSLTRDFGEIENLQVSRKGPADFVSNADRQAEEVVFEELTKARPTYSFLMEEGGEVKGTDGQHRWLVDPLDGTTNFLHAIPLFAVSIALERNGELVAGVVYNPVTDELFTAEKGGGAWMNNKRLRVAGRKNLSDGVIACGIKLTGTADDARTLKQLAHISPAVAGIRRTGSAALDLAWTAAGRFDGYWEAGLKPWDIAAGMLLVREAGGFHSDYAGKPNSLVNGEIIAANEQIHTALHKAIRTVG, encoded by the coding sequence ATGGCCCGTTCGGCTCTTCTCAACATCATGGTGCAGGCCGCTCACAAGGCAGGCCGCTCCCTCACCCGCGATTTCGGCGAGATTGAGAACCTGCAGGTCAGCCGCAAGGGCCCCGCTGATTTCGTCTCCAATGCCGACCGGCAAGCCGAGGAAGTGGTTTTCGAGGAACTGACAAAAGCCCGCCCCACCTATTCCTTTCTGATGGAAGAAGGCGGCGAGGTGAAAGGCACGGACGGGCAGCACCGCTGGCTGGTCGATCCGCTCGATGGCACCACCAATTTTCTGCACGCCATCCCCCTGTTTGCCGTTTCCATTGCGCTGGAGCGCAATGGGGAACTGGTGGCAGGTGTCGTCTATAATCCGGTGACCGACGAATTGTTCACCGCCGAAAAGGGCGGTGGTGCATGGATGAACAACAAGCGTCTGCGCGTGGCGGGCCGCAAAAATCTTTCTGATGGTGTGATCGCCTGCGGCATCAAGCTGACCGGCACGGCCGACGACGCGCGCACGCTGAAACAACTGGCCCATATCTCCCCCGCTGTTGCCGGCATCCGCCGCACTGGTTCTGCGGCGCTCGACCTTGCCTGGACGGCCGCCGGACGGTTTGACGGCTATTGGGAAGCGGGCCTGAAGCCCTGGGATATTGCCGCGGGCATGTTGCTGGTACGCGAGGCTGGCGGATTCCACAGCGATTACGCCGGCAAACCGAACAGTCTGGTCAACGGCGAAATCATCGCCGCCAACGAGCAGATTCACACCGCTTTACACAAGGCGATCCGCACCGTCGGCTGA
- a CDS encoding flagellar motor protein MotA — translation MSDSYDPYHLASPTLYLVKIVVFLILVGLLGVILSPQLLVAFWSNPFINGLILFVLAIGILLSFRQVIRLFPEVRWVNSLQDGIPDANDKPPVLLAPVAGIMRDRLGEAVITPQAMRSILDSVGFRLDEAKETSRYLTGLLVFLGLLGTFYGLLQTVGSVSTVIQGLDVTAGDAGDLFGTLKQGLQAPLSGMGTAFSSSLFGLTGSLILGFLDLQTGQSQNAFYTDLEDWMASMTELDHPMTAMQASGLGVSGSDMQAMFDRLGTTMQSSNSSQNAIRAMAELARGIDGLVKHIRAEQDDLRKHIIEQGETNKKLRELMEAMLREDNSDRNQHH, via the coding sequence ATGTCTGATAGTTATGATCCCTATCACCTTGCCAGCCCGACCCTCTATCTGGTCAAGATCGTCGTATTTCTGATCCTTGTGGGGTTGCTCGGGGTAATCCTGTCGCCGCAATTGCTGGTGGCCTTCTGGTCCAACCCCTTCATCAACGGGCTGATCCTGTTTGTGCTGGCGATTGGCATCCTGCTCAGCTTCCGCCAGGTGATCCGCCTGTTCCCCGAAGTGCGCTGGGTCAACTCGCTGCAGGACGGCATTCCCGACGCCAATGACAAACCACCCGTTCTGCTGGCGCCCGTTGCCGGGATCATGCGGGATCGGCTGGGCGAGGCGGTGATCACCCCGCAGGCCATGCGCTCCATCCTTGATTCTGTTGGCTTTCGCCTCGATGAAGCCAAGGAAACCTCGCGCTATCTGACCGGCCTTCTGGTTTTCCTCGGCCTGCTCGGCACCTTTTATGGCCTGTTACAGACCGTTGGGTCTGTCTCCACCGTCATTCAGGGTCTGGATGTGACCGCAGGCGATGCCGGCGATTTGTTCGGCACGCTCAAACAGGGCCTTCAGGCTCCGCTAAGCGGCATGGGTACAGCCTTCTCGTCCTCGCTGTTCGGCCTCACAGGCTCGCTGATCCTTGGCTTTCTCGACCTGCAGACCGGCCAGTCGCAAAACGCGTTCTATACCGATCTGGAAGACTGGATGGCCTCGATGACCGAACTTGACCACCCCATGACCGCCATGCAGGCCTCCGGCCTTGGCGTCTCGGGTTCGGACATGCAGGCCATGTTCGACAGGCTCGGCACCACCATGCAAAGCTCGAACTCGTCGCAAAACGCCATTCGCGCCATGGCTGAGCTGGCTCGCGGCATTGATGGACTGGTCAAGCATATCCGTGCCGAACAGGATGATTTGCGCAAGCACATCATCGAACAGGGCGAGACCAATAAAAAGCTGCGCGAACTCATGGAAGCCATGTTGCGCGAAGACAATAGCGACCGAAACCAGCATCATTAA
- the efp gene encoding elongation factor P encodes MKINGNEIRIGNVIMHQDRLWVAVKTDHVKPGKGGAYAQVELKAIIGGTKLNERFRSAETVERVQLEQKDFQFLYAEGDSLVFMDQESYEQINLAKDFVGERVAFLQDGMTVTVEMYEETPLGVKLPSQVTLEITETEPVVKGQTAANSFKPAILENGVKVMVPPFVSQGEKIVVDTEEVTYLKRAE; translated from the coding sequence ATGAAAATCAACGGCAACGAAATTCGCATTGGCAATGTGATCATGCATCAGGATCGCCTTTGGGTGGCGGTCAAGACCGATCACGTCAAACCCGGCAAGGGCGGCGCTTACGCTCAGGTCGAACTGAAAGCCATTATTGGCGGCACCAAGCTCAACGAGCGTTTCCGCTCCGCTGAAACCGTTGAACGCGTGCAGCTTGAGCAAAAAGACTTCCAGTTTCTTTATGCCGAGGGCGACAGCCTGGTATTCATGGATCAGGAAAGCTACGAGCAGATCAATCTGGCCAAGGATTTCGTTGGCGAACGCGTGGCATTTTTGCAGGACGGCATGACCGTGACCGTGGAAATGTACGAAGAAACCCCGCTTGGCGTGAAACTGCCCAGCCAGGTGACCCTCGAAATCACCGAGACGGAGCCTGTGGTCAAGGGCCAGACGGCTGCGAACTCGTTCAAGCCTGCCATTCTGGAGAATGGCGTCAAGGTCATGGTGCCGCCCTTTGTGTCCCAGGGCGAAAAGATCGTCGTTGATACAGAAGAAGTCACCTATCTGAAGCGCGCTGAATAG
- a CDS encoding phosphoglycerate kinase — translation MAKFKTLDDFDLKGKRVLVRADLNVPVNDGKVSDATRIERLVPTLRDITKVGGKAILLSHFGRPKGKVNPEMSLKVTVDAVEALVHRPVIFVATDWTDVSAAAKAIEAAEDGSVLVLENTRFHPGEEANDTELAKRMASLGDIYVNDAFSAAHRAHASTEAVAHLLPAAAGRAMQAELTALEAGLGKPQKPVIALVGGAKVSSKIDLLENLVTRVEALVIGGGMANTFLYAMGIGVGNSLCEKDLAETANRIMEKANDARCSIILPVDACVAWHFEANAPHRHYGLDAMDPDGMILDVGPASIERIKGAIDEARTLIWNGPLGAFELPPFDTGTVEVARHAAKRTHDGHLISVAGGGDTVSALAHAKVKDDFTYVSTAGGAFLEWMEGKELPGITALTAA, via the coding sequence ATGGCAAAATTCAAAACCCTCGACGATTTCGATCTCAAGGGCAAACGCGTGCTCGTGCGTGCCGACCTCAATGTCCCGGTCAATGACGGCAAGGTCAGCGACGCCACCCGGATCGAACGGCTGGTGCCTACCCTCCGGGACATCACCAAGGTCGGTGGCAAGGCGATCCTGCTCTCCCATTTCGGCCGCCCCAAGGGCAAGGTGAACCCGGAAATGTCGTTGAAGGTGACCGTTGACGCTGTTGAAGCGCTGGTGCACCGCCCGGTGATTTTTGTGGCCACCGACTGGACCGATGTCAGCGCCGCCGCCAAGGCCATTGAAGCGGCCGAAGACGGCAGTGTTCTTGTTCTTGAGAACACCCGCTTCCATCCCGGTGAAGAGGCCAATGACACCGAACTGGCCAAACGCATGGCTTCCCTCGGTGATATTTACGTCAATGATGCCTTCTCGGCCGCGCACCGGGCTCATGCCTCGACCGAGGCCGTGGCCCATTTGCTGCCCGCAGCCGCCGGCCGCGCCATGCAGGCGGAACTCACCGCCCTTGAAGCCGGTCTCGGCAAGCCGCAAAAGCCGGTAATTGCCCTTGTCGGTGGTGCAAAAGTGTCCTCCAAGATCGACCTTTTGGAAAACCTTGTCACCCGGGTCGAAGCGCTGGTGATTGGCGGCGGCATGGCCAATACCTTCCTTTATGCCATGGGCATCGGGGTGGGCAATTCCCTATGCGAGAAGGATCTGGCGGAAACCGCCAATCGCATCATGGAAAAGGCCAATGACGCCCGCTGCTCGATCATTCTGCCGGTTGACGCCTGTGTCGCCTGGCACTTCGAGGCCAATGCGCCGCATCGGCACTATGGCCTTGATGCCATGGACCCGGACGGCATGATCCTTGATGTCGGCCCCGCCTCGATCGAACGCATCAAGGGCGCGATCGACGAAGCCAGGACCCTGATCTGGAATGGCCCGCTGGGTGCATTCGAGCTGCCCCCCTTTGATACCGGCACGGTGGAAGTGGCCCGCCACGCCGCCAAACGCACTCATGACGGCCACCTGATTTCGGTCGCCGGGGGCGGGGACACCGTATCCGCTCTCGCCCACGCAAAGGTCAAGGACGACTTCACCTATGTCTCAACCGCTGGCGGGGCATTTCTGGAATGGATGGAAGGCAAGGAATTGCCCGGCATCACCGCCCTGACCGCTGCATAA
- a CDS encoding tetratricopeptide repeat protein: MKIARALLLAGLVLGVPVLAHAQSTADATAISEEIFGPRQPVDEAYGAFQRGYYLTALSLALPRAEQDDAPAQTLIAEIYAQGLGVAQNPARASSWYALADKNGDTAGTFELAMMYQNGRGVPKDRKKAAELFKKAAEKGHPEAKYNLALLHVEGLYAEPNLIKATALLKEAAEALLPEAQYDYGVVLMEGAGTPPMPEAGAEQIHLAAQQGYGPALVDYATLLYLGRGVEKNIEEAVAWYDRAANIGSPVAQNRLAKLYASGEGVELDLQTAAMWRSLARRQGLTDPTLDKLLISISASDLAAAEERARFWPSKPPEAAESLKP; encoded by the coding sequence ATGAAGATTGCCCGTGCCCTGCTGCTGGCTGGCCTTGTGCTAGGTGTACCCGTTCTCGCGCATGCCCAGAGCACGGCTGACGCAACGGCCATCAGCGAGGAAATTTTCGGCCCCCGCCAACCGGTTGATGAAGCCTATGGCGCCTTCCAGCGCGGTTATTACCTGACAGCGCTGAGCCTTGCATTGCCGCGCGCCGAACAGGATGACGCCCCGGCCCAGACCCTGATTGCCGAGATCTACGCGCAAGGATTGGGTGTGGCGCAGAACCCTGCCCGCGCTTCCAGCTGGTATGCGCTGGCCGACAAGAATGGCGACACGGCCGGAACATTTGAACTGGCCATGATGTATCAAAATGGTCGTGGCGTGCCCAAGGACCGCAAGAAAGCCGCCGAACTTTTCAAAAAGGCCGCCGAAAAAGGCCATCCCGAAGCCAAATACAATCTGGCGCTGCTGCACGTGGAAGGGCTCTATGCCGAGCCCAATCTGATAAAGGCCACCGCCCTTTTGAAAGAAGCGGCCGAAGCCCTGCTACCCGAGGCGCAATATGATTATGGCGTCGTACTGATGGAGGGCGCGGGCACACCGCCCATGCCCGAGGCCGGCGCCGAACAGATCCATCTGGCAGCACAACAGGGTTATGGGCCGGCATTGGTCGATTACGCCACCCTGCTCTATCTGGGCCGGGGTGTGGAGAAAAATATCGAGGAGGCGGTTGCCTGGTATGACCGGGCCGCCAATATTGGCAGCCCCGTGGCCCAGAACCGTCTGGCCAAGCTTTATGCATCCGGTGAGGGCGTTGAGCTCGACTTGCAGACAGCCGCCATGTGGCGGTCCCTTGCCCGCCGTCAGGGATTGACTGACCCCACCCTCGACAAGCTGCTGATTTCGATTTCAGCCAGCGATCTTGCAGCCGCCGAAGAGCGCGCCCGCTTCTGGCCGAGCAAGCCGCCAGAGGCCGCAGAATCACTAAAACCTTGA
- a CDS encoding MarC family protein: MDLGELIRSFVTLWVVVDPIGTVPVFIAATAGLAAAQRRAVAIRAIIVAAAVLLFFLIFGQFLLEAMDISLVSFQIAGGIILLLFALTMIFGQPKSAGEMEDIPKDHMQSAVFPLAMPSIAGPGALLAVVLLTDNNRFSVADQIVTALVLGAVLIITLLFMLAAAPINKLIGSGGESIISRVMGMVLAAVAVDAVLNAFADLGWINQTLLINGG; encoded by the coding sequence ATGGACCTGGGCGAGTTAATACGCAGCTTTGTAACTTTATGGGTCGTCGTTGACCCCATTGGCACCGTGCCGGTATTTATTGCCGCAACAGCTGGCCTTGCCGCAGCCCAGCGCCGGGCTGTCGCGATACGCGCCATTATTGTGGCCGCCGCCGTTTTGCTGTTCTTTTTGATATTCGGTCAGTTCCTGCTCGAGGCAATGGATATCTCTCTGGTCTCGTTCCAGATCGCGGGGGGCATCATATTGCTGCTATTCGCCCTGACCATGATCTTCGGCCAGCCCAAATCGGCCGGTGAGATGGAAGACATCCCCAAGGACCATATGCAAAGCGCGGTCTTTCCCCTGGCCATGCCCTCGATTGCCGGCCCCGGTGCCCTGCTGGCGGTTGTTCTGCTGACAGATAATAACCGTTTCTCTGTTGCCGATCAGATCGTGACAGCATTAGTGCTGGGTGCTGTGCTGATAATCACGCTATTGTTTATGCTCGCGGCAGCGCCGATCAACAAGCTTATCGGCAGCGGCGGTGAAAGCATCATTTCGCGCGTCATGGGCATGGTGCTGGCAGCGGTTGCTGTCGATGCCGTCCTGAACGCCTTTGCCGATCTCGGATGGATCAACCAAACCCTTCTGATTAACGGCGGCTAA
- the gap gene encoding type I glyceraldehyde-3-phosphate dehydrogenase, giving the protein MTVRVAINGFGRIGRNILRAIIESGRTDIEVVAINDLGPVETNAHLIRYDSVHGKFPGTVKVDGDTIDVGRGPMKVYAIRDPKELPWAELNIDVAMECTGIFTARDKAAFHLEAGAKRVLVSAPASGADITVVMGVNEDQITKDHLVISNGSCTTNCLAPLAKVLNEGVGIEYGFMTTVHSYTGDQPTLDTMHKDLYRARAAALSMIPTSTGAAKALGLVLPELEGKLDGASVRVPTPNVSVVDLTFLAKRETSVEEINKIAKAAADTSRLKGIFEYDDEAKVSTDFNHDPTSSNFAAQQTKVVGGKFVHVMSWYDNEWGFSNRMADTAVVIGKTL; this is encoded by the coding sequence ATGACCGTTCGCGTCGCTATCAATGGCTTTGGCCGCATCGGCCGCAATATCCTGCGCGCCATCATCGAATCCGGCCGCACTGACATTGAAGTCGTCGCGATCAACGATCTGGGTCCGGTGGAAACCAATGCGCATCTGATCCGCTATGACTCGGTTCACGGCAAGTTTCCCGGCACGGTGAAAGTCGATGGTGACACCATTGACGTGGGCCGTGGGCCGATGAAGGTCTATGCCATCCGCGACCCCAAGGAACTGCCCTGGGCTGAGCTGAACATTGACGTGGCCATGGAATGCACCGGCATTTTCACCGCCCGCGACAAGGCCGCTTTCCATCTCGAGGCCGGCGCCAAGCGCGTTCTGGTATCTGCCCCGGCATCCGGCGCCGATATCACCGTCGTCATGGGCGTCAACGAAGACCAGATCACCAAGGATCACCTGGTGATCTCGAACGGTTCGTGCACCACCAACTGTCTGGCGCCGCTGGCCAAGGTGCTCAATGAAGGCGTTGGCATTGAATACGGCTTCATGACCACCGTGCATTCCTATACCGGCGACCAGCCGACGCTGGACACCATGCACAAGGATCTCTACCGCGCCCGCGCCGCAGCCTTGTCGATGATCCCAACCTCGACCGGCGCTGCCAAGGCGCTCGGTCTGGTTTTGCCTGAACTTGAAGGCAAGCTGGATGGCGCATCGGTTCGCGTGCCGACACCGAATGTCTCGGTGGTTGACCTCACCTTCCTCGCCAAGCGCGAAACCAGTGTTGAAGAGATCAACAAGATCGCCAAGGCCGCTGCCGACACCAGCCGTTTGAAGGGCATTTTTGAATATGACGACGAGGCCAAGGTCTCGACCGATTTCAATCATGACCCCACATCATCAAACTTTGCCGCCCAGCAGACCAAAGTGGTTGGCGGCAAGTTCGTGCATGTGATGAGCTGGTACGACAATGAATGGGGCTTCTCCAACCGCATGGCAGACACAGCCGTTGTGATTGGCAAAACGCTCTAA
- a CDS encoding thiamine phosphate synthase, giving the protein MNTQIFLIAPQNADIETFPAQLGEAIDATYVSALLLTRGKRSEEEYEELARAILPIAQDAGCAVLLDNMPALAKSIGADGVHITSGINAFREALEMLKPDMIVGAGELHSRHDAMTKAEAGADYMFFGPIEGQGDRDPTAREEARWWSETFEVPAVYSNPDATLDDVDAEGCEFVAIAPSTWLTAEGPAATLSAIAETLEDAE; this is encoded by the coding sequence ATGAACACGCAGATTTTTCTCATCGCGCCCCAGAATGCCGATATCGAAACCTTCCCGGCACAGCTTGGTGAAGCGATTGATGCCACCTATGTCTCGGCGCTGCTGCTGACACGCGGCAAACGCAGCGAAGAGGAATATGAGGAACTGGCCCGCGCTATTCTGCCCATCGCCCAGGACGCCGGCTGCGCCGTGCTGCTGGACAATATGCCCGCCCTTGCCAAATCCATCGGTGCCGACGGTGTGCATATCACCAGCGGCATCAATGCCTTTCGCGAAGCGCTCGAAATGCTGAAACCCGACATGATCGTGGGCGCGGGCGAACTGCATTCGCGCCATGACGCCATGACCAAGGCAGAAGCGGGCGCTGATTACATGTTCTTCGGCCCGATTGAGGGACAGGGCGACCGCGACCCCACCGCCCGCGAAGAAGCGCGCTGGTGGTCCGAAACCTTTGAAGTGCCCGCCGTCTATTCCAATCCCGATGCAACCCTTGACGATGTCGATGCGGAAGGATGCGAGTTTGTGGCCATCGCCCCCAGCACATGGCTGACCGCTGAAGGCCCCGCCGCCACCCTTTCCGCCATCGCTGAAACGCTCGAAGACGCCGAATGA
- the tkt gene encoding transketolase, producing MTDHAKHVAMANAIRFLSLDAVEKAKSGHLGLPLGAADIATVLFSQFLRFDPKAPDWPNRDRFVLSAGHGSMLLYALLHLLGYEDMTIEEIKNFRQLGSKTAGHPEYGHAAGIETTTGPLGQGVANAVGMAIAEAKLAAEFGDDVVDHFTYALVGDGCLMEGISHEAAALAGHLRLNKLIVLWDNNDITIDGYVSLADSTDQVARFKAYGWNTIEIDGHDPEAVAKAIAAAQDSDLPTFIACKTTAGYGAPTRAGKPKAHGGPYGAEEAEGTRKDLHWDHEAFTIPNQIMDDWRLAGLRSTKLRVDWEAKLEALEADQASDFKRRIARQMPLGFDEAIAEYKEQLAKDKPAVATRKASNMALEVINKILPETVGGSADLNGSNLTKTSGFEDFSAENRNGRFINYGVREHGMAAAVNGIALHGGLLPYTGGFFVFSDYCRPSIRLAALMGIRAIHVMTHDSIGVGEDGPTHQPVEHLASLRAMPNIDVYRPADATETAECWQLALERTEGPSILALTRQNVAAVRASFEKDNLCARGAYLLAGDANADVAIFASGSEVEIAVAARTELEQQGISARVVSVPCHELFFAQDKAYRKQIIGTPKLRVAVEAGVQQGWERFMGEDGVFIGMDSFGASAPAGTLFEHFNITSKAIVEAVTSRL from the coding sequence AAACATGTTGCTATGGCCAATGCCATTCGTTTTTTGTCTCTGGACGCCGTAGAAAAGGCAAAAAGCGGGCACCTTGGCCTGCCCCTTGGTGCCGCGGATATCGCCACGGTATTGTTCAGCCAGTTCCTGCGTTTTGACCCAAAGGCGCCTGACTGGCCCAACAGGGACCGTTTTGTTCTTTCTGCCGGTCACGGCTCCATGCTGCTTTATGCGCTGTTGCACCTGCTCGGCTATGAAGACATGACGATTGAGGAAATAAAGAATTTCCGCCAGCTCGGCTCCAAAACCGCTGGTCATCCCGAATATGGCCACGCTGCCGGGATTGAAACCACAACCGGCCCGCTCGGCCAGGGCGTGGCCAATGCCGTGGGCATGGCCATTGCAGAAGCCAAGCTTGCTGCCGAATTCGGCGACGACGTTGTCGACCATTTCACCTATGCGCTTGTCGGCGACGGCTGCCTGATGGAAGGCATCAGCCACGAAGCGGCAGCCCTTGCCGGTCATTTGCGGCTGAACAAGCTGATTGTGCTGTGGGACAATAATGACATCACCATTGATGGCTATGTCTCCCTTGCCGATTCAACCGATCAGGTTGCCCGCTTCAAGGCCTATGGCTGGAACACGATCGAGATCGACGGCCATGACCCTGAAGCTGTGGCCAAGGCAATTGCCGCCGCCCAGGATAGCGACCTGCCCACTTTCATCGCCTGCAAGACGACCGCTGGCTATGGCGCGCCAACCCGCGCCGGCAAGCCCAAGGCCCATGGCGGCCCCTACGGCGCGGAAGAAGCCGAAGGCACCCGCAAGGACCTGCATTGGGACCACGAGGCCTTCACCATTCCCAACCAGATCATGGACGACTGGCGTCTGGCCGGTCTGCGCTCCACCAAATTGCGGGTGGATTGGGAAGCCAAGCTGGAGGCGCTGGAAGCCGACCAGGCATCGGATTTCAAACGCCGCATCGCCCGGCAGATGCCGCTCGGCTTTGATGAGGCAATTGCCGAATACAAGGAACAACTGGCCAAGGACAAGCCGGCTGTGGCCACCCGCAAGGCCTCGAACATGGCCCTTGAGGTGATCAACAAGATCCTGCCCGAAACCGTGGGCGGCTCCGCTGACCTTAACGGGTCCAACCTGACCAAGACCTCCGGCTTTGAAGATTTCAGCGCCGAAAACCGCAATGGCCGTTTCATCAATTACGGTGTGCGTGAGCATGGCATGGCCGCGGCAGTCAACGGCATCGCCCTGCATGGCGGCTTGCTGCCCTATACCGGCGGTTTCTTTGTATTCTCCGATTATTGCCGCCCCTCAATCCGTCTGGCGGCCTTGATGGGCATTCGCGCCATCCATGTGATGACCCATGATTCCATCGGTGTGGGCGAAGATGGCCCCACCCATCAGCCGGTCGAGCACCTCGCCTCGCTGCGCGCCATGCCCAATATCGATGTATATCGCCCAGCGGACGCCACCGAAACCGCCGAATGCTGGCAATTGGCGCTGGAACGCACCGAAGGCCCGAGCATTCTCGCGCTCACCCGCCAGAACGTCGCCGCCGTGCGCGCCAGCTTTGAAAAAGACAATCTGTGTGCCCGTGGCGCCTATCTGCTGGCCGGTGACGCCAATGCCGATGTGGCCATTTTCGCCTCCGGTTCGGAAGTCGAGATCGCGGTTGCCGCCCGCACTGAACTGGAACAGCAGGGTATTTCCGCCCGCGTGGTCTCCGTGCCCTGCCATGAGCTTTTCTTTGCCCAGGACAAGGCCTATCGCAAACAGATCATCGGCACGCCGAAACTGCGGGTTGCGGTTGAAGCAGGTGTGCAGCAGGGCTGGGAACGGTTCATGGGTGAAGATGGCGTCTTCATCGGCATGGACAGCTTTGGTGCATCCGCACCGGCCGGCACGCTGTTCGAGCATTTTAACATCACCAGCAAGGCAATAGTTGAAGCTGTCACGTCCCGGTTGTAA
- a CDS encoding peptidoglycan -binding protein — MASYGRRNVERTNYWPGFVDALSSLLLVIMFLLSLFVLAQFFLGQEILGKDTALSRLNSQIAELTELLQLERANADELETTIASLSATLSGTEAERDSLRAQMSGVGGGLADKDAQIAGLTAELNAQQEISSEAAAQVALLNQQLAALRTQIGALEQALEASENRDTESRTRIADLGRRLNLALAQRVQDLSRYRSDFFGRLREILADRSDVRVVGDRFVFQSEVLFNAGQANISPEGSEEIAKLGEALLQLEQEIPPEINWVLRIDGHTDRRPIATSQFPSNWELSAARAISVAKYLVEQGVSPNRLVAAGFGEFTPIDPGDSEEAYRRNRRIEFKLTEG; from the coding sequence ATGGCATCCTATGGCCGGCGCAATGTCGAACGCACAAATTACTGGCCCGGCTTTGTCGACGCCTTGTCGAGCCTTCTGCTCGTCATCATGTTCCTGCTCTCGCTTTTCGTGCTCGCACAATTCTTTCTCGGGCAGGAAATTCTGGGCAAGGACACCGCGCTGTCGCGGCTCAATTCCCAGATTGCCGAACTGACTGAATTGCTGCAGCTGGAACGGGCCAACGCCGACGAGCTGGAAACCACCATCGCCAGCCTCAGCGCCACGCTTTCCGGGACAGAGGCGGAACGGGACAGCCTGCGTGCGCAAATGAGTGGCGTGGGCGGCGGGCTGGCCGACAAGGATGCCCAGATTGCAGGGCTGACCGCTGAACTGAACGCCCAGCAGGAAATCTCCAGCGAAGCGGCGGCCCAGGTCGCCCTGCTCAACCAGCAACTCGCGGCTCTCCGCACCCAGATCGGCGCGCTGGAACAGGCGCTGGAAGCCTCGGAGAACCGCGACACGGAATCGCGCACCCGCATTGCCGATCTTGGCCGCCGTCTCAATCTCGCCCTCGCCCAGCGCGTGCAGGACCTGTCGCGCTACCGTTCGGACTTTTTCGGGCGTCTGCGCGAAATTCTCGCCGACCGCTCCGATGTGCGCGTGGTGGGCGACCGGTTCGTCTTCCAGTCCGAAGTGCTGTTCAATGCCGGTCAGGCCAATATTTCGCCCGAAGGCAGCGAGGAAATTGCCAAACTGGGCGAGGCCCTGTTGCAGCTGGAACAAGAAATACCGCCCGAAATCAACTGGGTTTTGCGCATTGATGGCCATACCGACCGGCGGCCGATTGCGACCTCGCAATTCCCCTCAAACTGGGAATTGTCGGCAGCGCGCGCGATTTCGGTGGCCAAATATCTGGTGGAACAGGGTGTCTCGCCCAACCGGCTGGTCGCCGCAGGTTTTGGCGAATTCACCCCGATCGATCCCGGCGACAGCGAGGAAGCCTATCGCCGCAACCGCCGCATCGAATTCAAGCTGACCGAAGGCTAG